Part of the Notamacropus eugenii isolate mMacEug1 chromosome 5, mMacEug1.pri_v2, whole genome shotgun sequence genome is shown below.
ATTCTGGTAGTTACATGGTACTTCTATTACATAGAAAAGTGGACACCAGAACTACAAAGGCAGGAGTGTGAGTGAACTTTTATTGAGACAGGGAAATTGTCAAATGAAACAGCAGCAACTAAAGAGTAAGAAAACTTCTTGCTGTTACAGGAGGCATATTTCAGTTTGTGATCCTGAACTCTAAAATGCCACACTTGTTTCCATTTGACCCAACACTTCCAAGATTCCTCCTTAAAAAGAACATATAAGAACATGTGAAAGTTGTTTGGTGAAAggaaaatcctgaaaaataaGGTGAGAATATGGGGGGTAGGTGGCAAGGAAGCTATGTAAAACATGTTAGTTGTATTTAACTACATTTCCATATCTTCACTGTAATACAAAACACAGTCACTGGCAGAACTGGTTCagatttttaaatatcaaatactAAATACTTTAGTCCTCTACAGAAGTGTTTGGAAGTTACTTATGTTTATACGAAATGAAGCTATTAATACTTTTCTACAGCACTATTGGCACACCAGAAAGGCCAGGACAAATACAAAACAAGGAATGGAGTTTTCCCAAAGCTGCAGTGTGAAAAGACTATAAACGATTTCCATACACATGGATGGATTCTCTGTGCTATAGGAAATCCAAGTGGAGCTACAGGGAATGGAGATGTGTAAAAAGGTTTcttgagagaaaggaagatgacACCCTgtatgaattttaattttcttcaccTTCTGCAGCATCACATTCTTCTCCTGCACTGTCTGATGTCCATAATGTTAGGTTGTCTCTAAGCAACTGCACGATAAGGGGACTGTCTTTGTAGGGATCTTCGTTCAGTGTATCAAGTTCTGCAACAGCCTCATCAAAAGCCGTTTTAGCCAATGTGTAGGCAAACTCCGGGTTATTAAGGATCTCATAGTAAAATACAGAAAAGTTAAGAGCTAGCCCCAGGCGAATTGGATGGGTAGGTTGCATCTCTTTCTTGCTGATGTCAAAGGCTTCTTGACAAGCTCCTTGGGAATTATCTATTGTTTGTTTTCGGTCTTCGCCACGTGCTACTTCAGTAAGGTACCAGACGTCGTCTCCCTTCATTTTCAGGTAGAATACTTTGCTCTCTGGATTAATCGCCTTGGCTATTAAAAACTtacccaacaactccaggacGATGGTGCAAATGGATCTCAGTTCACATTCCACTTTCTCCCGGTAGTGCTTGACCAGCTGCATCTTCTTGTCGGTGGTGTCGGTTTTCTGCTCGATGTTGGAAATGACCCTCCAGGCTGACCTTCGTCCCCCGACCACGTTCTTGTAGGCCATCGAGAGCAGGTTGCACTCCTCCTTGGAGAGCTCGGCCCCCTGCTCGGTCACCTCCTTCATGCAGGTGACCATGTCGTCATAATGCTCTGCCTGCTCAGCCAGCTTGGCCTTCTGCATCATCTCCGTCTTCTCCATGGTGGGTTGGGTTCGGGTGGGCtcgggggcagcagcagcagctgggcTCCGGGGAGCGGAAGTACTGGCACCGAGGCGGGGCAGGACAGAATCAACCCAGGGCAGGAGGAGTCCTCGAAAGCCTTCATCTTCACCGCCTCGGATCGCCCCTACTTTGATCTGCTTTAGGCTTTGGCGAAGGAGCCTCCTCATCCCAGCAAGGGAAGATTTTCAGATGCAGAGTGcagtagagccaagaaaacaatatacaaatgtGACAGAAAGGAGAGGCACACATACACAAGTGAATGTtacaaattataaagaataaacatggcctgaaagtttaaaaaaatgaaatattattcctACCTCATCCTTTTGCAGAACTGGGAGTTCACAAGTGTTGCACGTTGCATATATTTTTAGGCATTTTTGGCAGGTTTCAttatgagatttctttcaggaatcaACTTTTGGATTCTTTCTAATTTCATATTGCCCTCTTCTTTAATACTTCTAGGCAGTTTTGGCTTTTAGTGATTTCTTGAAATCCAAAAGGAAGATTTGGATGTTGtttgtgtttattgtttgttttggCCATGGGTTTTAGATAATCTTTTGATTCCGTGTTTATCAGGGATATTGGTCAATAGTCTTTCTCTTTATTTGATTCTTTTCTGGAATAGGTATCAGAAGCATATTATTATGATAGAATGAATTTAGTAAGAtgcccttttcctccttttttcaagCAACTAATGTAATATTTGaactaattgttctttgaatgtttgatagaatttgtaaatccatctggtctcagggttgtttctttccctttgggAGTTAATTTATGGTTTTTTGAACCACTTTTTCAAAGACtgggttatttaaatttttcatttctcattatGTTAACTTGGACATTTGATATTTCCAtgaatttgttttgaattttacttttaatgttttaaatattttattttcccaagcAGACATCAAGATAATTTTTAGGattcatttttagattttgagttccaaatttttctgcctccttctttccctccctcctctcccctcttccaaaaatggtaggcaattttatataggttaactatgtgctgtcatgtaaaacatttcaattttgtcacaatgatgaaagaaaaaaaaagatcaacaggtgaaaaaacacaaaaaaggataaatgcaaaaaaaaaatgcttgacactgcattcagaatccatcagttatttatttggatgtggatagcattttccttcatgagtcctttgtacttgtcttggatcattgtgttgctgagaagagcagagtcattcatagttggtcatcacacaatgttgctgatactgtgtaccatggtttcctggttctgctcatttcactttgcctaagtctatacaagtctttccatgtgttTCTGAAATTGGCACAGTGGCATTCCATTATCTTCACAGACCAtagcttgctcagccattccccaattgatgggcttccccagagtttccaatattttgccactatgaaaagggctgctataaatacttttgcttATGTAAGTCATTCTCccttttgtatgatctctttgggatgcaaacacattagtggtattgcttgattaaagagtttggttgccctttgggcacagttccaaattgttctctagaatcgttggatgagttcacaattctatcaacaatgcattagtatttcagttttcccacatcctctccaacatttgacatttcctttttttgtcatattagccaatctgattggtatgagttggtacctcagagttgttttaatttgcatttatctgatcaaaagtgatttggagcacttcttcatatgcctataaataactttgatttcttcatctgaaaattttctgttcataTGTTTCAatcgtttatcaattggggaatggcttgtactcttataaatttgattcagttctctatatatctgagaaatgaggcctttatcagagacacttgatatagagattatttcccagctttctgctttccttcccatcttggttgcattgattttgtttgcacaaaatctgtttaatttaatgtaatcaaaattatctgttttatattcTGTAAAGATCTCTAttttttgtttagtcatgaattcttcccttccttataGATCTGACAAATGGACTAGTGcctgctcttctaatttgcttatggtgtctccatttatgtctaaatcatacactcattttgatcttttcttgATATATGGTATCTGATgaaatgttgatctatacctagtttgtatcttattgttttccaattttcctagcatCTTTTGTCAAGTAGTAAGATCTTATCCCAAAGGTTGGATGGTTTGAGTTTATTAAACAATAGATCTCACTGATCTATTGCTTAGTGAGTACcaggtagttttgatgattactgttttataatgtAATTTGAGGTATGGTATTGCTAGACAACCTTCTTTTGTCTTTGGCCCTGTACCTTTTTTTCCAtgtatgtctctctgcttcaagtgcaTTTCTTATAAGCAATATATTCTAGGATTCTTGGTTTTTGATCACATTCATAGTTGTGATTACTAAGTGTGTATTTCACTCaatccaatttttcctcctctttgtcctctctctcctttcacctttttcctcctcactggTGTTTTGCTTGTATTGACCACCTCCCCCAATGTACTGCCCCTTCTGTCAATCCCTTCTGCCCCTGTATTTAATCTTCACCCCCTCCTACTTCgctgtcaggtaagatagatttctattttcaactgactgtgtatattattcctcTTTGAGACagtactgatgagagtaaggttccagcaATGCCCATCACCACTGCTCACTCTCCCATCTTCTCCTTCACTGTAATATGTCTTTCATACtgcttcatgtgaaataattttccctgttctacctctcctttccttctgtatgcagtgtatttctctctcatcccttaattatttttgtcaCTCCCTCAAATTCGTCCATaccctctgtgtatgtgtattcctTCTAGCTATTACtagtaatataatttttaagatttataagCATCACCTTGCCATgcagggatataaacagtttagctcTACTGAAtcacttatgttttcttttccctttttaactgtttgtgtttctcttgggtcttgatattggagattaaagttttggtttaattctggtcttcttatgaaagcttgaaatccttctatttcattgaatgaccattttttactTTGATGTATTATGATTAATttagctgggtaggtgattctaaGGCCTACATCCTTCACCTTTCCTGAATATCATGTCCCTTTCATTTGATCTTTCAATGTTtcagctgctaagtcctgtgtaatcctgattgtggctcacTGATATTtgagttctttctttctggccatttccagtattttttccttgacctgatagttctgaaatttgactatgatattacTTAGAGTTTTTATTTCGAGATCTTTTTCCTgaaatgatcagtggattctttcaatgcctatttttgctttctgtttccaGGATAttggggcaattttctttgacaatttcttgaaagatactatccttgtcctccttttgattatggctttcaggtagtaaaatgattctgacattgtctctcctggatctattttccaggtcagttgtttttctcatgaggtattttataatttgttctaattttttcattcttttgaatttgatacttgaccattagcttccacttgctcaattctaactaTCAAGTGGCTGTTTTCCTtaattagtttttgtactttcttttccatctggtcaattatACTTTTTCAGGGGTGgttttcttcatctccttttccatttggccaaatctTCTTTTTAAGTAATTGTGTTTTTTTCAATAACTGTTGATTCTttctttcataattctcttatatcaccctcatttcttttcccaatttttcttctttccctgttaTATAATTTTAAGCTCCCTTTTTGAGTTCCTCCATgattctttctgaaaaaaaattcccatttttctttgggattttgcatgtaggtgttttgacattgttacTCTCTTCTGAATTGATGTCTTGGTCTCCCCTGTTACCACAATAATTTTCTAAGCTTGGATTCTCTTTTATTTGCTGGTTTTTTACTTGTCTTTTTTggccttttccactttcttttaaAGTAGAGCTCTGCTCTAGGATTGGGGGGATACTGTCTCGGACCTCTTGTGCCAGGGGCTGTTGGCCCTGTCTGTTTagctggtgctgcactgatgttgccctgaggcccatgggggaccctcatgtctggtgctgtgctgaAATGGGGGGTGGAAAGGTGGTTGGTGCTGCTGGAGGCCTTAGGGGTCTTGCAGCTTACCTAGTACTGAGCTGGGATCCTAGTGTTGTGTCTGGCATGTCCTAAGACCAGTGGAGTGTTCTTCAGGGATACATTAAAGCATGTGAAGTTCTGGTCCTGGAGGTTTCCTGTTTGCCTGGGGCTAAGCTGAAGCACTTGGTCATTGTCACATCTAGAGTCTGCtatttttgagagagagagagagagagacaaagagagagagacagacagacagagagagagagagagagagagagctatagAGAGCTTTACAGACTGACAGAGATAATTGACTCagaaaattgaagaaatcttTCTAAATATTGACTAAAAATGCTGATAGAGGACAGCTTTCTCTTTCAGAGAAAAATCTGACTAATCACTACAGCTCTAATAGATAAGGTAGAGATTTTCAGTGGTCAGTGAAAATAATACTTTGGCTAAGAACTATAATGGAGGCAAagaagtgagggaaaaaaaaacccagtccaACAGCATAGACCAGAAAAACTGTAGGTCCTTATCTGCTGAGGAGATACTTATTCATACACATTTCCACACCCTTTACTTCCCTCCTCCAATAAATGGTGGAGAAGGTGACAGGAACATCTAGACAAACTAGAGAAAAAATGTGATGTGCATTGGGAGTCCCTCCAAGAACGTGTCCTGTTGACACATGTTCTCTGAATACGTATCTCTATATACCCATGCCCAGATAATTGGTTCCCCATTTGTGGATGTTCCACACATAATCCTTTCAAAGGTCCATTCTTCCTTAGGAATGAGTATATATTTGTGGGAGGATAACCTCCaagttaagagaagaaaaattgttGATACTgtgtatttctatttttaaactgTCTATCATATGACtaattgacaaaaataaaacacatgtGTGAGGGCTCATACTAGAATGGATTCTTGTGTAGTGGATTAGAGtggaggcagctatgtggcacagtgtgagagctggagtcagaaagacatgagttcaaatcagctttcagacacttactagctgcctgactctgggcaagtgaagtgaatttctgtttgtctcagttttttcaactgcaaaatgagaaaataatagtatctacctagaaggattgttttgaggatcaaatgagacaatatttgtaaaacagtAAAGTATCTGAAACATTTTATATCAATGCTTAttagttcttttctttccttcccattcttaTGCACAAAACATCTACACCTGGGGTTTGCTAACTGGGGATCCCAAAAGAGAAGATTTCTGAGTTACATAGTTTGTTCTTAAATCtcaaaacaatctattaaaatgaTTTGCTTCAGGGAAAAATGAGCTGACCTAGAAGTAGCATTAACAGTGAAAATGTGCAGAAATCACAATTAGGAGACTTGAGTTCTAAACGTAGCCCTGCCCGCCAACAATTACTCATGTGATCTGtttgccttttttgtttgtttttcttagagTATaatgaattggactagatgcaggacagtgtagtagaaagagcattgaattcAGTGTTACAAAgagaagttcaaatccaggcttttTCACTTACTACCAGTCTGACTTTGGATAAATGACCTCACCTCTCTAGTCCTTAGTTCCTTCATACGTAAAATGAAATGACTGGACTAGGTGAAATTTAATTACCCATTTACTTCTATGATTTACTGACAGAGGCAGCATAGTATTTTCAAAGTACTGAAGTAGTAAGCAAAAGACTTGACTTCAAGTCTTAcctttgctacttactatctCTGGGGCATAGGGTAGATCCTTCAGCTTCTTGAAGTATCATTTCCTAGTTTATAAAACTATAATCTTTGTCCTTCCTACCCACAAGGAAAATACCTTGTAAtgttttgaaagtattttttcaattatcgagcatttattttttctcttcaataTCCCTCTACTTTCtgaaaaaacaagaataaaaaagaatgaaaaaaggaaagaatgaatgaatgaatgaatgaatgaaaggaaggaaggaaggaaggaaaaggaataagagaggaggaagaggaggaggaaagagaagaaga
Proteins encoded:
- the LOC140505335 gene encoding 14-3-3 protein theta-like produces the protein MRRLLRQSLKQIKVGAIRGGEDEGFRGLLLPWVDSVLPRLGASTSAPRSPAAAAAPEPTRTQPTMEKTEMMQKAKLAEQAEHYDDMVTCMKEVTEQGAELSKEECNLLSMAYKNVVGGRRSAWRVISNIEQKTDTTDKKMQLVKHYREKVECELRSICTIVLELLGKFLIAKAINPESKVFYLKMKGDDVWYLTEVARGEDRKQTIDNSQGACQEAFDISKKEMQPTHPIRLGLALNFSVFYYEILNNPEFAYTLAKTAFDEAVAELDTLNEDPYKDSPLIVQLLRDNLTLWTSDSAGEECDAAEGGILEVLGQMETSVAF